In Ipomoea triloba cultivar NCNSP0323 chromosome 7, ASM357664v1, a single genomic region encodes these proteins:
- the LOC116024531 gene encoding tropinone reductase homolog At5g06060-like, producing the protein MSQTLVVRSPLAPLHSAAAPHGVRLSKRTITHTRKWTLIISASIASTAHSRKGGDRWSLHGMSALVTGGTRGIGNAIVEELAGLGATVHTCARSEEELGKCLRGWKEEGFEVSGSVCDVSSRPEREKLMEAVSSTFSGKLDILINNVGTNIRKPVLDFTAKDFSTLLATNFESVFHLCQLAYPLLKASGAGCVVFTSSVSAFVSLKSMSVQGATKGAINQLTKSLACEWAKDNIRSNGVAPWYIRTSMVEQVLSNEEYVEEVYDRTPLRRLGEPSEVSSLVAFLCLPASSYITGQIICVDGGMTVNGFYPRHG; encoded by the exons ATGTCTCAGACCCTCGTCGTACGATCTCCCCTGGCGCCTTTACACTCAGCCGCCGCCCCTCACGGCGTCCGACTATCAAAACGCACTATCACTCACACACGCAAGTGGACGCTCATTATCTCAGCCAGCATAGCTTCCACCGCACATTCCAGGAAAGGGGGCGACCGGTGGTCACTTCACGGCATGAGTGCCCTCGTTACCGGCGGTACCAGAGGCATTGG GAATGCCATTGTGGAGGAATTGGCTGGGCTTGGAGCCACCGTGCATACTTGCGCCCGGAGCGAAGAGGAGCTGGGAAAATGCTTGAGGGGATGGAAAGAGGAAGGGTTTGAAGTGAGTGGATCAGTGTGCGATGTGTCATCTCGGCCTGAGCGCGAGAAGCTAATGGAGGCTGTTTCTTCTACTTTCAGTGGAAAGCTCGATATCCTT ATAAACAATGTCGGGACAAATATACGAAAACCTGTATTGGATTTCACAGCCAAGGACTTTTCCACCCTATTGGCAACAAACTTCGAATCTGTTTTTCATCTATGCCAACTTGCCTATCCTCTTCTTAAAGCATCGGGAGCAGGATGTGTTGTATTCACTTCATCTGTCTCGGCTTTTGTATCACTGAAGTCTATGTCTGTCCAAGGAGCAACAAAAG GAGCTATTAACCAACTTACAAAAAGCTTGGCGTGTGAGTGGGCAAAAGACAATATCAGGAGCAATGGCGTTGCGCCTTGGTACATCAGAACATCTATGGTGGAGCAA GTGCTGAGTAATGAGGAATATGTAGAGGAGGTTTATGATAGGACTCCTCTAAGACGCCTGGGAGAACCCTCAGAGGTGTCTTCTCTTGTGGCATTCCTCTGTTTACCTGCTTCATCTTACATCACTGGCCAGATCATTTGTGTCGATGGCGGCATGACTGTAAATGGATTTTATCCCCGGCATGGCTAA
- the LOC116024530 gene encoding probable protein phosphatase 2C 24, translating to MAEICCGVLSEKEASQPCEKSSPPVRKRKVEIRKINFVTGVTPSSSLPDAEKELKCPRLEFYYGPISGVCGDAVDNFVGSDVEEKGKVVVVKDFPSTILLAPFTSNLLMESVAYPKFGMASVCGRRRNMEDAVAIHPRFCRTNRENEDELHYFAVYDGHGCSHVAFMCRERLHELVREELETKEDSEEWKHAMERSFNRMDKEVIAWNKNLMRGSCRCELQTPECDAVGSTAVVAVITPLKIIIANCGDSRAVLCRNGKAIALSNDHKPDRPDELSRIEEAGGRVIYWDGPRVLGVLAMSRAIGDNYLKPYVTCQPEVMVIDRTPEDECLILASDGLWDVVSNDTACSVAGTCLKGKTTTTTTPWSWAEKDAGAENSDKACSDASTLLAKLALARRSSDNVSVVVVDLNSGRGSI from the exons ATGGCGGAGATCTGCTGCGGAGTGTTGAGTGAGAAGGAGGCATCTCAGCCGTGCGAAAAGAGTTCTCCGCCCGTCAGGAAGAGGAAAGTGGAGATCAGGAAGATCAATTTCGTCACCGGAGTAACTCCGTCGTCGTCCTTGCCGGATGCCGAGAAAGAACTCAAGTGTCCTCGGCTGGAGTTCTATTATGGCCCGATTTCAGGTGTATGTGGTGACGCTGTCGACAATTTTGTCGGCTCCGATGTGGAGGAGAAGGGGAAGGTGGTGGTGGTGAAGGATTTTCCGTCAACAATCCTCCTGGCTCCCTTCACTTCCAATCTGTTGATGGAGTCCGTGGCGTATCCGAAGTTCGGCATGGCTTCAGTTTGCGGAAGGAGGAGGAATATGGAAGATGCCGTAGCAATTCACCCTCGGTTTTGCCGCACGAATCGTGAAAACGAGGACGAATTGCATTATTTTGCAGTCTACGACGGCCATGGATGCTCTCAC GTAGCATTCATGTGTAGAGAGCGGTTACACGAGCTGGTGAGGGAAGAGCTGGAGACGAAAGAAGATAGTGAGGAGTGGAAGCACGCGATGGAGCGAAGCTTCAATCGAATGGACAAGGAAGTGATCGCATGGAACAAAAACTTGATGCGCGGCAGTTGCCGCTGTGAGCTCCAGACGCCGGAATGCGATGCCGTTGGTTCCACGGCAGTGGTCGCCGTCATAACGCCTCTCAAAATAATCATCGCCAATTGCGGCGACTCCAGAGCCGTCCTTTGCCGGAACGGCAAGGCCATCGCTCTCTCTAATGATCATAAG CCGGATCGTCCAGATGAGCTGAGTAGGATCGAAGAAGCGGGTGGGCGGGTGATATATTGGGACGGTCCTCGAGTTCTGGGAGTTCTGGCGATGTCCAGAGCGATAGGCGATAACTATTTGAAGCCTTACGTAACATGCCAGCCGGAAGTGATGGTTATCGACCGGACGCCAGAAGACGAGTGCTTAATCCTGGCAAGCGACGGTCTCTGGGACGTGGTGTCCAACGACACTGCATGCAGCGTCGCCGGGACCTGCCTTAAAGGgaagacaacaacaacaacaacgccTTGGAGCTGGGCGGAGAAAGATGCCGGAGCAGAGAACTCCGACAAGGCTTGTTCAGATGCTTCAACGTTGTTGGCTAAGCTGGCTCTGGCAAGGCGGAGCTCCGACAACGTgagtgtggtggtggtggacttGAACTCCGGCCGGGGCTCCATATGA